One Hordeum vulgare subsp. vulgare chromosome 4H, MorexV3_pseudomolecules_assembly, whole genome shotgun sequence DNA window includes the following coding sequences:
- the LOC123450606 gene encoding trihelix transcription factor ASIL1-like, which translates to MSAIAHRRRRPAPPPPAWTPEPWSDGETSALLEAWGPRHLRAGGGPLRTSDWRACAAAVTSRRAADGRAPRTVDQCKNRMDYLKKRLRADRSRLSPPPPLSGSLRRLAKLLRQAPSVPHRLAPMVQREDRQDDDEETDRSRSPLYRDWPPVPKRRRTAVSLSPLSSSAEHHHGNGGAACTEVAAALDRLAGTYERVEAAKQMEATRLEERRLEAKRDLEIERMRVLADVAISTSDDTHPSSASASASAGGSLVEELVQ; encoded by the exons ATGTCCGCCATcgcgcaccgccgccgccgccccgcaccgCCCCCGCCCGCGTGGACTCCCGAGCCCTGGAGCGACGGCGAGACGTCCGCGCTGCTCGAGGCCTGGGGCCCGCGCCACCTCCGCGCCGGCGGCGGCCCCCTCCGCACCTCCGACTGGCGGGCCTGCGCCGCCGCCGTCACCTCCCGCCGCGCCGCAGACGGCCGCGCGCCGCGCACCGTCGACCAGTGCAAGAACCGCATGGACTACCTCAAGAAGCGCCTCAGGGCCGACCGCTCCAGgctctcgccgccgccgccgctctccgGCTCCCTCCGCCGCCTCGCCAAGCTCCTCCGCCAGGCCCCCTCGGTCCCGCACCGCCTCGCGCCCATGGTCCAGCGGGAGGACCgccaggacgacgacgaggagacCGACCGGTCCCGGTCTCCCCTCTACCGCGACTGGCCGCCGGTGCCCAAGCGGCGGAGGACGGCCGTCTCGTTGTCGCCGCTCAGCTCCTCCGCGGAGCATCACCACGGGAACGGAGGAGCGGCCTGCACGGAGGTCGCGGCTGCTCTGGATAGGCTGGCGGGGACGTACGAGCGGGTTGAAGCGGCCAAGCAGATGGAGGCGACGCGGCTGGAGGAGCGCCGCCTGGAGGCCAAGCGCGACCTAGAGATCGAGCGCATGCGGGTTCTCGCCGACGTCGCCATCTCCACCTCCGACGATACGCACCCTtcatccgcctccgcctccgcctcagccGGCGGCAGCCTAGTTG AGGAACTAGTACAATAG